A genomic window from Roseobacter denitrificans OCh 114 includes:
- a CDS encoding nucleotidyltransferase domain-containing protein, which produces MTVTITKQAEKYLEALAKALEIPHSRYEQAEKSYKSLGDWLHRDDSGVKNFDPDVFVQGSFRLGTVIKPQSDEEEYDVDCACALNALGKSNISQFALKELLGEEIKLYRKNKGIKKEVHEGRRCWRLEYADGAQFHMDIVPCIPNAADQRLLLEARNLDARFADTAIAITDNEVPQYYEITEDWPRSNPRGYAEWFKSRMGDVFIRRREQVFNEMRSEGVTASVEDIPTYRVRTPLQSAIMILKRHRDTVFADDPTDKPISIIISSLAAHTYEGEKTIGYALLSILSRMEQAIEHDGVRYIIKNPTDALENFADKWEEYPERAQAFFGWLEQAREDFSSAGRLVEYRRMSSVLANRMGRDITDQASDAALQPSHPGGSSLLGAAAAASSSSAPSVSFADTPRTPKKPDGFA; this is translated from the coding sequence ATGACAGTCACGATAACCAAACAAGCAGAAAAGTATCTAGAAGCGCTCGCAAAGGCATTGGAAATTCCACATTCCCGTTACGAACAGGCAGAAAAGAGCTACAAATCGCTCGGTGACTGGCTGCATCGCGACGATTCTGGCGTGAAGAATTTCGACCCGGATGTGTTTGTGCAAGGGTCGTTCCGATTAGGAACAGTTATCAAGCCGCAATCTGACGAAGAAGAGTACGATGTAGATTGCGCCTGCGCACTGAACGCTCTGGGCAAGTCAAATATCTCACAGTTTGCTTTGAAGGAACTGCTCGGTGAAGAGATTAAGCTGTATCGCAAAAACAAAGGTATAAAAAAAGAGGTCCATGAAGGTCGCAGGTGTTGGCGTCTGGAATATGCCGATGGTGCTCAATTTCACATGGATATTGTACCTTGCATTCCGAATGCGGCCGATCAGCGGCTCTTGCTTGAAGCTCGCAATCTGGATGCCAGGTTTGCTGATACTGCCATAGCAATCACAGACAATGAGGTTCCGCAGTACTACGAAATTACGGAGGATTGGCCCCGTTCCAATCCACGTGGGTATGCGGAATGGTTCAAGTCTCGGATGGGAGATGTCTTCATTCGCAGGCGCGAACAGGTGTTCAATGAGATGCGGTCGGAAGGCGTAACGGCGAGCGTTGAGGATATCCCGACCTATCGAGTTCGCACTCCATTGCAATCAGCAATAATGATCTTAAAACGTCATCGCGATACGGTGTTCGCAGACGACCCTACGGACAAACCAATATCGATTATCATTTCCTCGTTGGCAGCCCATACTTATGAGGGTGAGAAGACGATAGGATACGCGCTGTTGTCTATTCTGAGCCGGATGGAACAGGCCATCGAGCATGATGGTGTCAGATACATCATTAAGAACCCGACGGATGCGCTCGAAAATTTTGCAGATAAATGGGAAGAGTATCCTGAGCGCGCACAGGCATTTTTCGGATGGCTGGAACAGGCGCGCGAGGACTTCTCCTCTGCTGGTCGCCTTGTTGAATACCGCCGCATGTCGAGTGTTCTGGCAAACCGCATGGGTCGCGACATTACCGATCAAGCAAGCGATGCCGCTTTGCAGCCATCACACCCAGGTGGATCGAGCCTGCTTGGGGCCGCTGCGGCTGCGTCATCGTCCTCGGCACCAAGTGTGTCATTTGCAGATACACCCCGTACCCCCAAAAAACCAGATGGCTTTGCATGA
- a CDS encoding AAA family ATPase — MRPIRLTMTAFGPYAGTEVVEFTAALDAGIFGIYGETGAGKTTIFDGISFALFGQSSGAERSAEDMVCHHAHATDITKVELVFDLGDERYVVQRVPKQQRAALRGSGTTTEPHQAYLFRSTGMPLAEIAGDNLGDIVAEKQVNRVDPEIEALLGYNAAQFRQIVLLPQGDFRKILTAPSDERSPILKRLFDVQLYERFADRIKRDAADIYRQINDERVRRDTHLGDLSEEQLADEIRSMGEEVSALETTVKAETETLVQCQKALSAGEGLAEKFEARGAAETEKATLESASEAVEETKSRLAKARAAQTVLVAESAMRAAGEEAGAAQTRHATAKVSLSSAQSALSVAQEALNRTEQQKDNRDAAHARVLELQRFEQTLGQSHTLLADLEAARSKTKAAVAEQATAERNRTNAEQSLTTLRNLQKEHPAHVRALQEVGNVLAAVEHEAEALGRFETAKSRRDLQAGEVDRLQTEYERRSTHLEVCKNALERAEQDLTEIQALHVARKLLPGEPCPACGSLDHPNPATGDPERRGRHDQFEQASREFRSAERDEIEAKTALAAARASLTERQTELDALDRPERDRKSFDPVLAEARDRRIALEADARFVDLESKIAMAETAAGETTSHHERARQDVSEARDAETRAQTSYDTLLRDVPENWRQGGALASALSAAVSARGELVAAHETATNGEKAAAVALSAAEQGVTSAVAEVDRTAQAFTKAQAEFTERLGTAGLDEAGFKVAKADVAQSDALEEQINSFNERVAANKAQLARLANEISNRSPPDVEALTAAKESAQTKLETSQQTHIRLQRDLEAKFETQRKVAALSIRIAALEAEYGPVGGLADLVNGNNERKVRLPDFAIAAMFDEVLVAANQRLGPMTGGRYQLLRPEDAVGGRQKRGLDIAVFDANTEKSRPTKTLSGGEGFQASLALALGLSDVVQQNSGGIKLDAIFIDEGFGTLDEDTLNTALETLYELTNDKRSVGLISHTEQVKSMITDGFDIEVTPSGSHIHTRRSAA; from the coding sequence ATGAGACCAATCCGACTGACGATGACAGCGTTCGGCCCATATGCCGGGACCGAGGTCGTCGAATTCACGGCGGCGCTCGATGCCGGGATCTTTGGCATTTACGGCGAAACCGGCGCGGGCAAGACCACGATCTTCGATGGTATCTCTTTCGCTCTGTTTGGACAGTCCTCCGGGGCAGAGCGCAGCGCAGAGGACATGGTTTGCCATCACGCACACGCAACCGATATCACCAAGGTCGAACTCGTCTTCGATCTCGGCGACGAACGATATGTCGTTCAACGCGTTCCCAAGCAGCAGCGCGCGGCGCTACGTGGATCAGGCACCACGACCGAACCGCACCAGGCTTACCTTTTTCGGTCGACCGGCATGCCTTTGGCTGAAATTGCAGGCGATAATCTCGGTGACATCGTGGCCGAGAAACAGGTCAACAGGGTCGATCCCGAGATAGAGGCGCTTCTGGGCTACAATGCTGCCCAGTTCCGTCAGATCGTGCTGCTGCCCCAGGGCGACTTCCGCAAAATCCTGACCGCACCAAGCGATGAGCGCTCCCCGATCCTGAAACGCCTGTTCGACGTCCAGCTGTACGAACGCTTTGCGGATCGCATCAAACGCGATGCAGCCGACATTTACCGCCAAATCAATGATGAACGCGTCCGGCGCGACACGCATCTGGGTGATCTGAGCGAAGAACAACTGGCCGACGAGATTCGTTCGATGGGCGAAGAGGTCTCCGCACTCGAGACTACCGTGAAAGCAGAGACCGAAACGCTGGTGCAATGTCAGAAGGCTTTGTCTGCTGGAGAGGGTCTGGCAGAAAAGTTCGAAGCGAGGGGAGCGGCTGAGACAGAGAAGGCAACGCTCGAGTCTGCAAGTGAGGCGGTTGAGGAAACCAAGTCCCGTCTTGCAAAGGCGCGTGCGGCCCAAACTGTTCTGGTCGCTGAGTCTGCGATGCGGGCTGCGGGCGAGGAGGCTGGTGCCGCTCAGACCCGTCACGCTACGGCTAAGGTAAGTTTGTCTTCTGCTCAATCGGCCCTGAGCGTGGCCCAAGAAGCGCTCAATCGGACGGAGCAGCAGAAGGATAATCGCGACGCTGCCCATGCAAGAGTGCTAGAACTGCAGCGCTTCGAACAAACGCTCGGCCAATCCCACACCCTGCTGGCTGACCTCGAGGCGGCGAGATCTAAAACGAAGGCAGCGGTTGCGGAGCAGGCGACGGCAGAACGCAACCGAACGAACGCCGAGCAATCACTCACGACGCTCCGCAACCTCCAGAAAGAGCATCCCGCGCACGTGCGCGCCCTTCAAGAGGTAGGCAATGTTCTGGCGGCGGTGGAGCATGAGGCTGAGGCCTTGGGTCGTTTTGAAACGGCCAAGTCCAGGCGCGATCTGCAGGCAGGTGAAGTCGACCGGTTGCAGACCGAGTATGAAAGGCGGAGCACCCACCTCGAAGTCTGCAAGAACGCTCTGGAGCGCGCAGAGCAGGACCTGACGGAGATACAGGCGCTCCACGTGGCGAGGAAACTTCTTCCCGGAGAGCCCTGTCCGGCTTGTGGCTCGCTGGACCACCCCAATCCAGCGACCGGCGATCCCGAGCGCCGCGGTCGCCATGACCAGTTCGAGCAGGCGTCGCGGGAGTTTCGCAGCGCCGAACGCGATGAGATCGAAGCGAAGACCGCACTGGCGGCGGCGAGAGCATCTCTGACCGAAAGGCAGACCGAACTCGACGCCCTCGACCGTCCCGAACGGGATCGAAAGAGCTTCGACCCGGTTTTGGCAGAAGCACGTGACCGGAGGATTGCACTGGAAGCGGACGCCCGATTTGTCGATCTCGAAAGCAAGATCGCCATGGCCGAAACGGCCGCCGGGGAGACAACCTCCCATCATGAGCGCGCGCGCCAGGATGTTTCTGAGGCCAGAGACGCGGAGACACGCGCGCAGACGTCCTACGACACCCTTCTGCGAGATGTGCCCGAGAATTGGCGGCAAGGCGGTGCCTTGGCCTCAGCACTGTCAGCCGCTGTATCTGCGCGGGGCGAACTCGTTGCTGCCCACGAGACGGCCACAAACGGCGAAAAGGCGGCCGCTGTCGCCCTTAGTGCCGCAGAGCAAGGTGTGACGAGTGCGGTGGCAGAAGTCGACCGAACAGCCCAGGCATTTACAAAGGCCCAAGCGGAGTTCACCGAGAGGCTTGGAACGGCAGGGCTGGATGAGGCTGGGTTCAAAGTTGCAAAGGCTGACGTCGCGCAGTCCGACGCGCTGGAGGAACAGATCAACTCATTCAACGAGCGCGTTGCTGCCAACAAGGCCCAACTCGCACGGCTGGCGAACGAAATCAGTAATCGAAGCCCTCCAGACGTCGAGGCGTTGACGGCTGCAAAAGAATCCGCGCAGACGAAGCTGGAAACCAGTCAGCAGACTCACATTCGCTTGCAGCGCGACCTGGAAGCAAAGTTCGAAACGCAACGAAAAGTCGCAGCGCTTTCCATCCGTATCGCTGCCCTCGAAGCGGAGTACGGTCCGGTTGGCGGCCTCGCAGACCTGGTCAACGGCAATAATGAGCGGAAGGTTCGGCTCCCGGACTTTGCAATTGCCGCGATGTTCGATGAGGTTCTCGTCGCCGCCAATCAACGGCTCGGTCCCATGACGGGCGGACGTTACCAGCTCCTCCGCCCGGAAGATGCTGTTGGAGGGCGACAGAAACGTGGGTTGGATATCGCCGTCTTCGACGCCAACACCGAGAAGTCGCGACCTACAAAGACGCTGTCCGGCGGCGAGGGATTTCAGGCGTCGCTTGCCCTTGCCCTCGGTCTCTCCGATGTCGTTCAGCAGAACAGTGGTGGGATCAAGCTCGATGCGATTTTCATCGACGAGGGTTTCGGCACCCTGGACGAAGATACCCTGAATACGGCGCTTGAGACGCTTTACGAACTGACCAACGACAAGCGGTCGGTGGGGCTGATCTCCCATACCGAACAGGTGAAATCCATGATCACCGACGGGTTTGACATCGAAGTCACGCCGTCCGGTTCCCACATCCACACGCGGAGATCCGCGGCATAA
- a CDS encoding ThiF family adenylyltransferase: MDWLQVGKWQANPELAMCVDLKIEHRGEEFGFEMRYPSIFPDAPPMIFTNDQSRISLHQYGPDGELCLEHRPDNWRPAITGADMVASSHRLIAEEQFEGGDTVHARSAHIASLGRDLRSKFCRLLMTESDVKAINGLPEYIGEAVSLSERKAASTFISSINHIGSKDDPLWTSDLVLPKADREELGTAVRVPGSGACGKTSADDLRSVLEGVKLQDLASELFDTDATTHLLMGNKDKWELFWLYGEAKARKVISYSMVIVPPERQRLPTGFDDLANKKVGIVGCGSVGSKIAASLCRTGVGKFLLIDEDIFFPGNVVRNELELNETGAHKSHALRDRLKNLAPNADVTALRMTLGGQESAESMTGALEALGDCDLLIDATASPKAFNMIASIATRQKKPMVWAEVFAGGIGGVVARARPDLDPVPLAARGQIEVWCNDQGVDWIRPESAGQYNGQGDDGAPLIADDAEVTIIASHATRLVTDILARPDSGIFPMSAYVIGLSSEWLFEQPFDTRPIDLKPDGQWGETSDALEPEELLEILKEHWPPKESDDATAAAK, from the coding sequence GTGGACTGGCTGCAGGTTGGCAAGTGGCAGGCCAACCCGGAATTGGCCATGTGCGTTGATCTCAAGATTGAGCATAGGGGCGAAGAATTCGGTTTCGAGATGAGGTATCCGAGCATCTTTCCCGACGCGCCACCAATGATTTTCACAAATGATCAGTCTCGCATATCGCTCCATCAATATGGCCCCGATGGTGAGCTCTGTCTGGAGCATCGGCCAGATAATTGGCGGCCGGCGATAACCGGCGCAGACATGGTTGCAAGCTCCCATAGGCTAATTGCAGAGGAGCAGTTTGAAGGTGGTGACACTGTTCATGCGCGTTCTGCTCACATTGCTTCGCTTGGTCGCGATTTGCGTTCGAAATTCTGCCGGTTGTTGATGACCGAGTCTGACGTGAAAGCGATTAACGGTTTACCGGAATACATTGGCGAGGCTGTGAGCCTGTCCGAGAGAAAGGCGGCATCTACATTCATTTCGTCGATCAATCACATTGGGTCCAAGGACGATCCTTTGTGGACCAGTGATCTGGTTTTGCCAAAAGCCGACCGCGAGGAATTGGGAACTGCGGTAAGAGTGCCGGGGTCTGGTGCATGCGGTAAAACTTCCGCAGATGATCTTAGAAGTGTGCTCGAAGGCGTGAAACTCCAAGACCTTGCGAGTGAACTCTTTGACACAGATGCGACCACTCATTTGCTAATGGGTAACAAGGACAAATGGGAGCTGTTTTGGCTTTATGGCGAGGCCAAAGCGCGGAAGGTGATCAGCTACTCAATGGTAATCGTGCCTCCTGAACGGCAGCGTCTGCCAACCGGATTCGATGACCTTGCGAACAAGAAAGTAGGTATTGTCGGTTGCGGATCAGTGGGATCAAAGATTGCTGCCAGTCTCTGCCGCACCGGCGTCGGCAAGTTCCTTTTGATCGATGAAGACATTTTCTTTCCAGGCAATGTTGTGCGCAATGAGTTGGAATTGAACGAGACCGGTGCTCACAAGTCTCATGCATTGAGAGACCGCCTCAAAAATCTTGCACCCAATGCCGATGTGACCGCGCTACGAATGACGTTAGGTGGCCAGGAAAGCGCTGAATCGATGACTGGCGCGTTGGAAGCGCTTGGTGATTGTGATTTGCTCATCGATGCAACTGCCTCACCCAAGGCTTTCAACATGATCGCCTCGATAGCGACGCGTCAAAAAAAGCCAATGGTTTGGGCAGAAGTCTTTGCGGGTGGGATCGGTGGCGTTGTGGCGCGTGCCCGTCCAGACCTGGATCCCGTCCCACTGGCAGCGCGGGGTCAAATCGAGGTTTGGTGTAACGATCAAGGTGTCGATTGGATCAGGCCTGAAAGTGCCGGCCAATACAATGGACAAGGCGATGATGGCGCTCCGCTGATCGCAGATGATGCAGAAGTCACGATAATTGCATCACATGCAACGCGACTCGTAACCGATATTCTGGCGCGTCCTGATAGCGGGATTTTTCCTATGTCGGCTTATGTCATTGGGCTCTCATCAGAATGGTTGTTCGAGCAGCCGTTTGATACTCGGCCTATCGACCTCAAACCAGACGGCCAATGGGGCGAGACAAGCGACGCGTTGGAGCCAGAAGAGCTGTTGGAGATTTTGAAAGAGCACTGGCCTCCCAAGGAGAGTGATGATGCAACTGCTGCTGCCAAGTGA
- a CDS encoding WYL domain-containing protein, whose amino-acid sequence MAFDDLKHAQKQRLEYLDRLLFWDGAATRGSLIERFGISNPQAALDFKTYLHASETNALKYDASSKKYHTTERFTRLTGRATTDELEELLSGKKRAFYDVLPDLQRTQNVRVFRPLYRALLAGEAIKIVYQSMRDPEPETRWIAPLRFASDGVRLHLRAWCYTRQGFRDFIPSRIDPTQSFAERRNAEDVPWDDDWYTWAVLQLRPHRDLTQDQKRVVRIEFGFEDECLEIRVRKPLEFYTKRRWGLDQENPRLECVGCNYVPISEEEIDES is encoded by the coding sequence ATGGCCTTTGACGATCTAAAACATGCCCAAAAACAGCGACTAGAATACCTCGACCGCCTGCTCTTCTGGGACGGTGCGGCGACGCGCGGATCGTTGATAGAACGCTTCGGGATCTCGAACCCTCAGGCCGCTCTGGATTTCAAAACCTATCTGCACGCTTCAGAAACCAACGCACTCAAATATGACGCCTCCTCGAAAAAGTACCACACGACGGAGCGCTTCACACGGCTGACGGGGCGGGCCACAACTGACGAGCTCGAGGAGCTGCTCAGCGGAAAGAAACGCGCCTTCTACGATGTCTTGCCCGACCTTCAGCGCACCCAGAACGTACGTGTCTTCAGGCCGCTCTATCGCGCCCTGCTCGCCGGTGAGGCGATCAAGATCGTCTACCAATCGATGCGCGACCCAGAGCCGGAAACCCGTTGGATTGCGCCATTACGCTTCGCCTCAGACGGGGTGCGCCTCCATCTGCGCGCTTGGTGCTATACCCGCCAGGGCTTTCGCGACTTTATTCCGTCCCGGATCGATCCAACCCAGTCCTTCGCGGAGCGACGCAATGCAGAGGACGTTCCGTGGGACGATGACTGGTACACGTGGGCCGTTCTACAGCTGCGGCCGCATCGCGACCTGACACAAGACCAAAAGCGCGTCGTTCGGATCGAGTTTGGATTTGAAGACGAGTGCCTGGAGATCCGCGTTCGCAAGCCACTCGAATTCTACACAAAGCGTCGCTGGGGGCTCGATCAGGAGAACCCGCGGCTTGAATGCGTTGGCTGCAATTACGTGCCTATATCCGAGGAGGAGATCGATGAGAGTTGA
- a CDS encoding Mov34/MPN/PAD-1 family protein, with product MMQLLLPSDVVRKMRKHMFRAQRREIGGMIMGEQIADQQFRILDFSVDATSGTRSKFVRDAEQHDLVLKEFFERTGKEYHRFNYLGEWHTHPGFSVDPSLQDIYAMQDLVDGTGGVDFAVLLISRLRWFWQYDCSASLFLRDHQPVRVNIKREDPNAKTEGEL from the coding sequence ATGATGCAACTGCTGCTGCCAAGTGATGTTGTTCGAAAAATGCGCAAGCACATGTTTCGCGCCCAACGGCGCGAGATCGGTGGCATGATCATGGGCGAACAGATCGCCGATCAGCAATTTCGCATCCTCGATTTCTCTGTCGACGCGACCAGTGGCACACGAAGCAAATTCGTGAGAGATGCTGAACAGCACGACCTCGTGCTAAAGGAGTTCTTCGAACGAACTGGCAAAGAGTATCACCGCTTCAACTATCTGGGTGAGTGGCACACTCATCCAGGTTTTTCGGTCGACCCCAGTCTGCAGGACATTTACGCGATGCAGGATTTAGTGGACGGAACAGGCGGTGTTGATTTTGCTGTGCTGCTCATTTCTCGGCTGAGATGGTTTTGGCAGTACGACTGTAGTGCCAGCCTCTTCCTGCGCGATCATCAACCAGTCAGGGTTAATATCAAGCGTGAAGATCCCAATGCCAAGACTGAAGGGGAGCTTTGA
- a CDS encoding HNH endonuclease domain-containing protein, which produces MPYSTNPKAQHVWNKARPVKGKNPNLYRRDAQGNVIYKPAYNRDSAMGWQVDHVWPRSKGGSDARKNLQALQTGANKRKSNKTPRLTKVSSRRRQW; this is translated from the coding sequence ATGCCGTATTCTACAAATCCCAAAGCCCAGCACGTTTGGAACAAAGCGCGACCCGTCAAAGGTAAAAATCCCAACCTTTATAGACGGGATGCGCAAGGCAACGTGATCTACAAGCCTGCCTACAACAGAGACAGTGCCATGGGTTGGCAAGTTGACCATGTCTGGCCGCGGTCAAAAGGCGGCTCAGATGCGCGGAAGAACCTTCAGGCGCTGCAGACGGGTGCCAACAAGCGCAAGTCTAACAAGACACCAAGGCTGACAAAGGTTTCGTCTCGCAGGCGCCAGTGGTGA
- a CDS encoding SAVED domain-containing protein, producing MLKRLFESFATKAIDWWFRVSAIERFLITTAVALLIAIFGGVPLIAELLRIAIGAVPEGYLNAQGKIDAVAGWILGIGFLMIVVGLGLAIARFAGDAKSRSKKRIVVIEGRGLRDDDGAPLEGTVGKQVEGQVVPVLLDLRRRMDGKVIEPERALDDIAAANRSVLQHRRDIDRNDLTVVYGGLTSVPYTFLTGVLLDDEGDIKTYDWDRTQEAWRDLEGDDDGLSLAIDGIDALSNSTDAVLAIAFSYPIDDNDLQSTFPHPVVRLTLDGMSSDVHWSQAKQNRLAQEFLEVVKRLSAAGVKRIHLVMAAPNSAVFNFGRRYDKRNLPEVAVYQFERGKKPAYPWAVLMPVAGIDRPEIFYQSGNGGGDAG from the coding sequence ATGTTGAAACGTCTTTTTGAAAGTTTCGCAACCAAAGCGATAGACTGGTGGTTCCGCGTTTCGGCAATTGAGCGGTTCTTAATCACTACTGCAGTCGCCCTTCTGATTGCGATCTTTGGCGGGGTTCCTTTGATCGCCGAACTGCTGCGTATCGCAATCGGCGCGGTTCCGGAGGGATATCTCAATGCGCAGGGAAAAATTGATGCCGTTGCTGGCTGGATCCTTGGGATAGGCTTCTTGATGATAGTCGTTGGTCTTGGGCTTGCTATTGCTCGGTTTGCCGGCGATGCGAAGTCACGCTCCAAAAAGCGCATCGTCGTGATTGAGGGCAGAGGATTGCGAGATGATGATGGAGCGCCGCTTGAGGGAACGGTTGGAAAGCAGGTTGAGGGTCAGGTTGTTCCCGTTTTACTCGACCTACGGCGCAGAATGGACGGGAAGGTAATTGAGCCTGAACGTGCTTTGGACGATATCGCTGCGGCTAATAGGTCCGTGCTTCAGCATCGCAGAGATATTGACCGTAACGACCTTACAGTCGTCTATGGTGGCCTTACATCCGTCCCTTATACTTTTCTGACCGGTGTACTTCTTGATGATGAGGGAGACATCAAGACATATGACTGGGACAGAACACAGGAGGCCTGGCGCGATCTTGAAGGTGACGACGATGGGCTGTCGCTTGCAATAGATGGCATCGATGCGCTTTCAAATTCTACCGACGCGGTTTTGGCTATCGCTTTCTCCTATCCAATTGATGACAATGATCTGCAGAGTACTTTCCCTCACCCGGTGGTGAGGCTCACGCTTGATGGCATGTCCTCGGACGTTCACTGGTCACAAGCGAAACAGAATCGCCTTGCTCAGGAATTTCTCGAAGTTGTAAAGCGCTTGAGCGCGGCTGGCGTAAAACGCATCCATCTGGTGATGGCCGCTCCGAACAGTGCCGTGTTCAACTTTGGTCGTCGCTACGACAAGCGCAACTTACCAGAAGTTGCAGTGTATCAATTCGAGCGTGGAAAGAAGCCGGCCTATCCTTGGGCGGTTCTCATGCCGGTTGCAGGCATCGACCGTCCGGAAATTTTTTATCAATCTGGCAATGGAGGCGGGGATGCAGGTTGA
- a CDS encoding exonuclease SbcCD subunit D, which produces MRVLHTADWHLGKTLRGVSLHEDQAHVLDQVFKAVVEEGVEVLLIAGDVYDKASPSEAAMKLYSDFLERVHEQTDAAIVVIAGNHDSGQRLGTASKLFDRRRILVRGPIERDETPLILEDEHGKIAISALPYGEIYSARRAFEAEDIRSPEDVLRAQIEAARARVPDDARWVVVAHAFVTNCQPTETERRLSVGTVETVSAAIFEGANYVALGHLHRPQTAGGNAIRYSGSPLAFGFDEAGTTKSMTVFDLDGQGQVVNLKTVDFEPLRQVREVRGLLEDLVSEAKANPSDDYIRAILLDDGALIEPAAQLRPHYPNILQTLREKKQDLVMSSAGRAQSKLDDPVGVIGEFLTYVRGEGATEREEGVVKGVLDRPVLEDAK; this is translated from the coding sequence ATGAGAGTACTCCATACAGCAGACTGGCATCTGGGAAAGACCTTGCGGGGAGTCTCGCTTCACGAGGATCAGGCACATGTTCTCGACCAGGTGTTCAAGGCCGTCGTGGAAGAGGGTGTCGAGGTTCTGTTGATCGCTGGCGATGTCTACGACAAAGCCTCCCCATCCGAAGCCGCGATGAAGCTCTATAGTGATTTCCTGGAACGCGTTCACGAACAGACTGATGCGGCCATCGTTGTCATCGCGGGTAACCACGACTCCGGCCAACGTCTTGGGACCGCGTCCAAGCTTTTCGATCGCCGACGTATTCTGGTCCGAGGCCCGATCGAGCGAGATGAGACGCCGCTGATCCTAGAGGATGAACATGGCAAGATCGCGATCTCGGCGCTTCCCTACGGAGAGATTTACTCCGCCCGTCGCGCCTTTGAGGCAGAAGACATCCGGTCGCCGGAGGACGTTCTCCGGGCGCAGATCGAGGCCGCAAGAGCGCGCGTGCCAGATGATGCTCGCTGGGTCGTCGTGGCCCATGCCTTCGTAACAAATTGCCAACCGACGGAGACCGAGAGGCGGCTGTCGGTCGGTACGGTGGAGACCGTGTCGGCAGCGATCTTTGAAGGTGCGAACTACGTCGCGCTCGGCCACCTTCACCGTCCGCAAACCGCGGGTGGGAACGCGATCCGATACAGCGGCTCTCCTTTGGCCTTCGGGTTCGATGAAGCGGGCACGACGAAATCGATGACAGTCTTTGACCTCGACGGTCAGGGGCAGGTGGTCAATCTGAAAACGGTGGACTTCGAGCCTTTGAGACAAGTCCGTGAGGTCAGGGGGCTTCTGGAGGATCTCGTTTCTGAGGCGAAGGCCAATCCGAGCGATGACTACATCCGGGCGATTCTGCTGGACGACGGGGCCTTGATCGAGCCGGCCGCTCAGCTGCGGCCACACTACCCGAACATTCTGCAGACCTTGCGAGAGAAAAAGCAGGACCTCGTAATGAGTAGTGCCGGCCGGGCGCAATCAAAGCTCGACGATCCCGTCGGCGTTATCGGTGAATTCCTGACCTATGTCCGCGGCGAAGGCGCAACGGAACGTGAGGAGGGCGTCGTGAAGGGTGTTCTCGACCGCCCGGTGCTGGAGGACGCGAAATGA
- a CDS encoding WGR domain-containing protein codes for MRVDMARVDPDANMDRFYCVQLTKSLFGETGVERQWGRWRTHGRRRLDWCGNETQAKTALTNLVKDKLSRGYLIKP; via the coding sequence ATGAGAGTTGATATGGCCCGCGTCGATCCAGACGCGAACATGGACAGGTTCTACTGCGTCCAGCTGACCAAAAGTCTGTTCGGGGAGACTGGCGTCGAAAGACAGTGGGGTCGGTGGCGGACTCATGGTCGCCGTAGGCTTGATTGGTGCGGGAATGAAACTCAAGCGAAAACGGCGCTCACCAACCTGGTGAAAGACAAGCTGTCGAGAGGCTATCTTATTAAGCCTTAA